The DNA window attattaatgatttgttttcttaattttcttgtagttttagttacattttaaaaagttgagagtaaaattaattcaattaatttatattttagtgcTTTTAATGTTcactaattatatatatatataatatatatatatatatatatatatatattattgagatttatttaattttataattttgcacATATGACTTTTAAATATACAATATTTGATgataatttagtaatttatcaATTGAGGCAGATTTATTGTCTCTTTTTAAAATCAAGCTGaaattattaaatcaaaattattgaaaatatgaaattaatatttttggtaaactctagaaaaaatgaaaaataaaaatagatttttgTATTGATTAGTCGTATTAAAAAGAGCAAGTGAGCAGCTGTATGTATGCAATCAACCAGCAAGACAAACCAGCATTCTCCGATTGAAACTCAAACAGCTAAAATCTTCTCATTCGCCGTCCGCCGCTCTTCAACTGTAGCCGACGTCATCGGAAAGAGCTTTAATTCCGGTACGATTCCATTGATCTGTTCaatttgtttgtttaatttttttgtattttatttatagaaaaccctatatttgtataaaacgcgtttttttaattaatttttcctTATTTCAATCCCTAATACCTGTTCTTTTTCCAGATCTTCTTTAAAATCGTTCAGAAAAGAGAAGGAAAACAAAATCCATATGCTATAATCAGGTATTTCTCAATATTACGATGCCTAATTTGACAAATTTTATGCCTAAATGCGCATTGGTGGAACAGATATACACAATTGTGTATTGTTTAATACGTAATTAAACTATGTCATTAGTTTAATTGTCGTTTATGAAGTAGAATTAAGGGATCTTGTTTCTGCAATTTGTTCCATGTTTGCATAAGCCATGGTTATTTTGCGGTTTATCGATGAATTAATTGCGGTATGCAGAGAAATGCTGGCGGTTTCTTATTTTCTGGTCAAAATTCTCAAGGAAAAGAAGGGTTAAGGATTGTAGTTTAGTGGGGGTTATTGAAAATGTAGATGTTTGAAATACATTTTTTCAATCAAAACTAGTTTGCTTGCTATCTCATGCATCTGGATTTTCCTTCTTTTTTATAATGCAGTTAGTTACTGTACATAACTGAACAAGGGAGAAAGATATAATGGTGAAGTTTACTATGCTCGCACGTGTCACTGATGGGCTACCGCTAGCTGAAGGATTGGACGATGGCCGTGATGTGAAGGATATCGAAATGTACAAACAGCAAGTGAAGGCGCTGTTTAAGAATCTCGCTACTGGACAAAATGAGCCTTCAAGGATGTCTATTGAAACTGGTTCTTATGTCTTCAAGTATCCTGTTTTTGGTTCGATGTATTCATGTCATTACCTTATAAAATTCACTCATTACATATCTTTTACACTCATCACTTGCACACAAGAAACAATATTTGTGACTAATCAATCGATTATGCAGCACATGTCCCATTGTTTATTGGGATTACTTAATGCTTTCGTTTTGTTATTTCATACTGTTGAAAGGCCTCGGTTTCTTCTCagtttttatgatattaactgTGTTTGATTATATGGTGTTGTTTTTCGGAAGTAACTAAACACTTTCTGTTAACTCATCAGTTTTAGCATTTCCCTTGACTTGAGACTTTAGTTATATTATTGAAGGACGTGTTTGTTACCTCACAATGTGTGATCGCTCATATCCTAAGAAGCTAGCGTTCCAATACTTAGAAGACCTCAAGAATGAATTTGAGCGTGTCAATGGAGCTCAGATTGAAACTGCTGCTAGACCATATGCTTTTATTAAATTTGGTAGGTGTTTTTAAGTCATTAAGTTTGTCCCACAGATTTCATATTTTGTTGACATTGTATCTTATTTCTTCTGTTAAGtctgatttttgttttttgtttttatatcttAAAGATACTTTCATACAGAGAACAAAGAAATTATACCAGGACACTCGTACTCAGCGGAATATAGCAAAGTTGAATGATGAACTCTATGAAGTTCACCAAATAATGACCCGGAATGTGCAGGATGTTCTTGGTGTTGGTGAAAAGTTAGATCGTAAGATACTATTTTTTCATCAATCTCACTGTTTTTTCACTACACTATAATACGTTGTTCTCTTGTTgcttaaaattaaatttctgaTGAATTATGGTATCAAAATGATTgcacatgatttttttttttttatgcctGAAGTATGAATAGATTATTTAAAGTTATGCACATCAATGCTATT is part of the Mercurialis annua linkage group LG3, ddMerAnnu1.2, whole genome shotgun sequence genome and encodes:
- the LOC126674791 gene encoding 25.3 kDa vesicle transport protein SEC22-1; its protein translation is MVKFTMLARVTDGLPLAEGLDDGRDVKDIEMYKQQVKALFKNLATGQNEPSRMSIETGSYVFNYIIEGRVCYLTMCDRSYPKKLAFQYLEDLKNEFERVNGAQIETAARPYAFIKFDTFIQRTKKLYQDTRTQRNIAKLNDELYEVHQIMTRNVQDVLGVGEKLDQVSEMSSRLTSESRIYADKARDLNRQALIRKWAPVAIVLGVVFLLFWVRTKIW